Proteins from one Erythrolamprus reginae isolate rEryReg1 chromosome 6, rEryReg1.hap1, whole genome shotgun sequence genomic window:
- the LOC139169818 gene encoding tubulin alpha-8 chain yields the protein MRECISVHVGQAGVQIGNACWELFCLEHAIQPDGTFQTEPNKFNNDDSFTTFFSETRTGKHVPRAVMVDLEPTVVDEVRAGAYRQLFHPEQLITGKEDAANNYARGHYTIGKESIDMVLDRIRKLTDSCSGLQGFLIFHSFGGGTGSGFTSLLMERLSVDYGKKSKLEFAIYPAPQVSTAVVEPYNSILTTHTTLEHSDCAFMVDNEAIYDICRRNLDIERPTYTNLNRLISQIVSSITASLRFDGALNVDLTEFQTNLVPYPRIHFPLVTYAPITSSEKAFHEQLSVAEITSSCFEANNQMVKCDPRHGKYMACCMLYRGDVVPKDVNVAIAAIKTKRTIQFVDWCPTGFKVGINYQPPTIVPGGDLAQVQRAVCMLSNTTAIAEAWARLDHKFDLMYAKRAFVHWYVGEGMEEGEFSEAREDLAALEKDYEEVGTDSLEEENDGEEF from the exons ATG cGTGAATGCATCTCCGTTCATGTTGGACAAGCTGGAGTTCAGATTGGCAATGCATGCTGGGAGCTGTTTTGTCTGGAGCACGCCATCCAGCCCGACGGCACCTTCCAGACTGAACCCAACAAGTTTAATAACGACGACTCCTTCACCACGTTCTTCAGTGAAACCCGCACGGGGAAGCATGTGCCACGAGCTGTTATGGTGGACCTGGAACCCACAGTAGTAG ATGAAGTGCGGGCTGGCGCCTACCGCCAGCTTTTCCACCCAGAGCAGCTAATCACTGGCAAAGAGGATGCCGCTAACAACTATGCCCGTGGCCACTACACCATTGGAAAGGAGAGCATTGATATGGTGCTGGATCGTATTCGCAAGCTG ACAGATTCCTGCTCAGGTTTACAAGGATTCCTGATTTTCCACAGTTTTGGAGGAGGCACGGGCTCAGGTTTCACCTCCTTGTTGATGGAACGCTTGTCGGTGGATTACGGCAAGAAATCCAAACTGGAGTTTGCTATCTATCCAGCCCCTCAAGTGTCCACAGCAGTGGTGGAGCCCTACAATTCTATCCTGACCACCCACACCACCTTGGAACACTCCGACTGTGCCTTCATGGTGGACAATGAGGCCATATATGACATCTGCCGCCGTAATCTGGACATTGAGCGCCCCACCTACACCAACCTGAACCGTCTCATCAGTCAAATTGTCTCTTCCATCACTGCCTCTTTGCGCTTCGATGGGGCCCTCAATGTGGACCTGACCGAATTCCAGACCAACCTGGTGCCCTACCCTCGCATCCACTTCCCCTTGGTCACCTATGCCCCCATCACCTCCTCTGAGAAGGCCTTCCACGAGCAGCTCTCCGTGGCCGAGATCACCAGCTCCTGTTTCGAGGCCAACAATCAGATGGTCAAATGTGACCCCCGACATGGCAAGTACATGGCTTGCTGCATGCTCTACCGTGGAGATGTGGTGCCCAAAGATGTCAATGTCGCAATCGCTGCTATCAAGACCAAGAGAACAATCCAATTTGTGGACTGGTGTCCAACTGGCTTCAAG GTGGGCATCAATTATCAGCCGCCAACCATCGTGCCCGGAGGCGACCTTGCCCAAGTGCAGCGGGCTGTTTGCATGCTGAGCAACACCACTGCCATCGCCGAAGCCTGGGCAAGGCTGGACCACAAGTTTGATTTGATGTATGCCAAGCGGGCCTTTGTTCACTGGTACGTTGGCGAAGGCATGGAGGAAGGAGAGTTTTCTGAGGCCCGGGAAGATTTAGCTGCGTTGGAGAAAGACTACGAGGAAGTTGGCACGGATTCTTTGGAAGAAGAAAACGATGGggaagaattttga